The following are encoded together in the Pectobacterium punjabense genome:
- a CDS encoding VirK/YbjX family protein, with protein MDITSTQSIGSTKTQFRAAFSLLLALATGKHKPDRRWESLQWRIKYTSRVMLHPLLTMKWLSFIVDYPVQDIFQRDGNELYSKLQRPYLMASLPAHQTCTALMDHYRFIQSLPSHRQRLLYSQNGGGNVLANFQGKGGENYTLRLMTNDQMCKEGELSLQLETSEHVLAQMTFSILRIEGEMSLFIGGIQGPDAQTPHHVIQGATRDCHSLFPKRILLEGLLNLARGLNLARVIAVSNETHIYKHWRYRSKKRHVFLADYNAFLFAHGGQPRSDGNITLPLSLPRKSEQDIPSRKRAEYRRRYALFDEVACQMDDVLAGSLPFSINLPSRT; from the coding sequence ATGGACATTACCTCTACACAATCAATTGGCAGTACGAAGACCCAGTTTCGTGCCGCATTCTCCCTGTTACTGGCATTAGCAACGGGTAAACATAAGCCGGATCGGCGCTGGGAGAGTCTCCAGTGGCGTATAAAATATACATCCCGAGTGATGCTTCACCCGCTGCTGACCATGAAATGGCTCAGTTTTATCGTCGATTATCCCGTACAGGATATTTTTCAACGTGACGGCAATGAGCTTTATAGTAAGCTCCAGCGCCCCTACCTGATGGCGTCACTGCCGGCACATCAAACCTGTACGGCCTTAATGGATCATTACCGTTTTATTCAATCATTGCCGTCACACCGCCAGCGTTTGCTATATAGCCAGAACGGGGGCGGTAATGTATTGGCCAATTTTCAGGGAAAAGGCGGTGAAAATTACACGCTTCGCCTGATGACTAACGATCAAATGTGTAAGGAAGGTGAACTTTCCCTACAGCTTGAGACCAGCGAGCACGTGCTGGCACAGATGACATTCTCCATCCTGCGCATTGAGGGGGAAATGAGCCTGTTTATCGGTGGAATCCAAGGGCCGGATGCACAAACGCCGCATCACGTTATTCAGGGTGCGACGCGAGATTGCCACAGCCTGTTCCCCAAACGCATTCTTCTGGAAGGCTTGCTTAACCTGGCTCGTGGCCTTAATCTGGCGCGCGTTATCGCAGTCAGTAACGAAACGCATATCTATAAACACTGGCGCTATCGCAGTAAGAAACGCCATGTTTTTCTGGCCGACTACAATGCTTTCCTTTTCGCTCACGGTGGTCAACCGCGGTCTGATGGCAACATTACGCTGCCGTTATCGCTTCCGAGAAAGTCTGAACAGGACATTCCCAGCCGCAAGCGGGCAGAATACCGCCGACGCTATGCGCTCTTTGATGAGGTAGCCTGCCAAATGGATGACGTACTCGCCGGTAGTCTGCCGTTTTCCATCAATCTACCTAGCCGTACCTGA
- a CDS encoding amino acid ABC transporter permease, with product MDTALQSLESWLLAPQYLIWLWHGFLITLGISLGTIVLSTVLGFLLAAARDSQIHVLRGAVVAYSSLFRNTPLLVQLFFWYFGAGQLFPSEMMQWLNTPHTISLLGTTLAWPSFEFLAGLAGLTLYSSAFIAEEIRSGIRGVARGQKYAAHALGLTGWQSMRYVVLPQALKIALPPLLGQYMNIVKNSSLTMAIGVAELSYASRQVETETLRTFQAFGVATVLYIVIIAVMEGWGMWRQQRGLAEKH from the coding sequence ATGGATACGGCGCTGCAATCGCTTGAGTCGTGGCTGTTGGCTCCCCAATATCTTATCTGGCTGTGGCACGGTTTCCTGATCACACTGGGTATTTCCCTCGGTACGATCGTTCTGTCTACGGTGTTGGGTTTTCTGCTGGCAGCGGCCAGAGACAGTCAGATTCACGTGTTGCGTGGCGCCGTTGTGGCATATAGCTCGCTATTTCGTAATACGCCGCTGCTAGTACAGCTGTTTTTTTGGTATTTCGGTGCTGGGCAGCTTTTCCCCTCAGAGATGATGCAATGGCTGAATACCCCTCATACCATCTCGTTGTTGGGCACGACATTAGCGTGGCCTTCTTTTGAATTTTTGGCTGGATTGGCCGGGTTGACGCTCTACTCCAGCGCGTTCATTGCGGAAGAGATCCGCTCCGGTATTCGCGGCGTGGCGCGTGGGCAGAAGTATGCCGCGCATGCTCTGGGGTTAACGGGCTGGCAATCCATGCGTTACGTGGTGCTGCCGCAAGCGCTAAAGATTGCTCTGCCGCCGCTGCTTGGGCAGTACATGAATATCGTTAAGAACTCGTCGTTGACGATGGCAATTGGCGTCGCCGAGTTGTCCTACGCGTCGCGTCAGGTGGAAACGGAAACCTTGCGTACGTTTCAGGCATTTGGCGTGGCGACGGTGTTGTACATCGTGATTATTGCCGTGATGGAAGGCTGGGGCATGTGGCGTCAGCAACGTGGTTTGGCGGAGAAGCACTGA
- a CDS encoding ABC transporter substrate-binding protein: MKKHILTVTLLAGLASVSGAAQADKLDDIQKAGVVKIAVFDSNPPFGYVDPQSKKLVGYDVDIAEAIGKALGVKVELRATNPANRIPLLSSQKVDLIAANFTITDERAKQVNFSIPYFATGQKFIARKGVLKTPDDIKTLRIGADKGTVQEITLREHYPTAKVISYDDTPLAFAALRNGNVQAITQDDAKLVGLLANVPDAQKAEFEISPFSITKEYQGVGIPKGEERLTAKINDTLINLEKQGEAKTIYDRWFGPSTKSSQPRGDFTFAPLDQQPKS; the protein is encoded by the coding sequence ATGAAAAAGCATATTTTGACCGTGACGTTGTTGGCCGGGTTGGCTTCCGTTTCTGGTGCTGCACAAGCAGACAAACTGGATGATATTCAGAAGGCGGGCGTGGTGAAAATTGCCGTTTTCGACAGCAATCCGCCGTTTGGCTATGTCGATCCGCAGAGCAAAAAGCTGGTGGGTTATGATGTGGATATCGCCGAGGCAATTGGTAAGGCGCTGGGCGTGAAGGTTGAGCTGCGTGCGACCAATCCGGCTAACCGTATTCCTCTGCTAAGTTCGCAGAAAGTCGATCTGATTGCCGCGAATTTCACTATTACCGATGAGCGCGCCAAGCAGGTTAACTTTAGTATTCCTTACTTCGCGACCGGACAAAAATTCATCGCCCGTAAAGGCGTATTGAAAACGCCGGACGACATCAAAACGCTGCGTATCGGTGCGGATAAGGGCACCGTGCAGGAAATTACCCTGCGCGAACATTACCCGACCGCCAAAGTGATTTCTTACGACGATACGCCGTTGGCTTTTGCCGCGCTGCGTAACGGCAATGTTCAGGCTATCACGCAGGATGATGCCAAACTGGTCGGCTTGCTGGCTAACGTGCCTGATGCACAGAAGGCCGAATTCGAAATTTCTCCGTTCAGCATTACCAAAGAATATCAAGGTGTTGGTATTCCGAAGGGCGAAGAGCGTCTGACAGCGAAGATTAACGACACGCTGATTAATCTGGAAAAACAGGGCGAAGCGAAGACCATTTACGATCGCTGGTTCGGGCCGAGCACGAAATCATCTCAACCGCGCGGTGATTTCACCTTTGCCCCGTTGGATCAGCAGCCTAAATCCTGA